From the genome of Gemmatimonadales bacterium:
CCGTTCCGGCGCGGCTCCCGGTGCCCGGGTCCACGCGGAACCCCGACGCCGCCGTGTCAGGGCGGCCGCCGACCAGCGGGACCGGCGGCGTGCGCCGGGGACTCGGCCCCACGCTGTCGCGGGGCGTAAAGACCGCCGGCACGACGCCCTGGGCCGTATGCACCAGCGCCGGCTCGCCCTCGTAGAGCGACGTGAAGAACCCACCGCGCCGGCGCAGCTCCAGCTGCCCGTCGTCCCGGATCGCCGTGACGACGAACCCGATCTCGTCCATGTGCGCTACGAACACTACGAGCGGCGCGCCCTGGCCCACCCGTACGTGCACGTTTCCCGCCGAGTCGATCGTGGGGTTCGCCCAGTCGGGGAGCAGGCGGATGACCGTCTCGCGAACCGGGCCTTCGTGACCGGAGACGCCATAGGACTCGACCAGGCGGCGGATCACGTCGCGCGCCTCGGCGATGCGGGAGTCCTGCTGGGCCGTCAGTCGGCCGGGAGCGAGGACGCTGAGGACGAGGACCAGCGCCAGGGCGCCGACTCGGGCGACCGGCGCGTCTGCGGGTCCGTGCGTGTGCGCGTCTCTCTCTCGGGCGACCTGCGCGTCTGCGCGTCTGCGCGTCTGCGCGTCTGTCTTCATCGCTCCCCTCCCAGAAACCCGACCAGCCGCTGCTCGAGCTGCGCGACGTCGGCGAGCGACACCGTCTCGACGGGCGTTCGCGGGTACCGTGCCGGCAGCGCCCAGGCCGTTACCTGCTTGAAGCCGGAGGCCACCCCGACGCTGTCGGCGGACGACTGCGGCCCGCCGCCGAGGCCCGAACCGGCCGTGGTGCCGCCGACCAGCACGATGTTCGCGGCGGGCACGCCGGTGCCCCGGTCGATGAGTACGAAGCTGGCCCCGTCATTGGCGAAGTGTCTTCTTCGCGTGAAGGCGACGATCGCGGTCCCGTCGCCGGCCGGTGCGCGCCGCGTCGCGGACACCAGGGCGGCGCACGCCGCGCGCGCGCCGGCGAAGGGCGCCGCGACCAGCCGGCCG
Proteins encoded in this window:
- a CDS encoding M20/M25/M40 family metallo-hydrolase codes for the protein MKTDAQTRRRADAQVARERDAHTHGPADAPVARVGALALVLVLSVLAPGRLTAQQDSRIAEARDVIRRLVESYGVSGHEGPVRETVIRLLPDWANPTIDSAGNVHVRVGQGAPLVVFVAHMDEIGFVVTAIRDDGQLELRRRGGFFTSLYEGEPALVHTAQGVVPAVFTPRDSVGPSPRRTPPVPLVGGRPDTAASGFRVDPGTGSRAGTDSLGIRVGDAITMPKQYVSLAGNRATGRSFDDRVGCAAQILALRRLDPRRLRHSVLFIFSTREEVGLEGARFAAQRLGGEPIRVHALDTFVSSDAPLEIKTFANALVGRGAVARAVDNSSVTPPALVDSLAALARARGIPFQIGTTNGGNDGSTFTRFGVPNVAIGWPLRYSHSPAEVIDLADLLALADITRAIAEAW